A stretch of the Rhinoderma darwinii isolate aRhiDar2 chromosome 3, aRhiDar2.hap1, whole genome shotgun sequence genome encodes the following:
- the SENP8 gene encoding sentrin-specific protease 8, which yields MDQVVLSYGDSLLRSSDVALLDAPLWLNDNIIGFIFEFLASTLAPSTTERVALLSPEVSQFIKCCGNDAPEFLQPLELPQKDLVLLPVNDNAGTEAGGTHWSLLAYLRSICEFLHYDSSPGTNAPHARLMARNLSSLLGGNPHYREEEAPMQHNSYDCGMYVVCVAQALCEHYFRDCNNLNLQNITPQYVTQKRTEWKEIIRGLGSHSKASSEH from the coding sequence ATGGACCAGGTGGTGCTGAGTTATGGAGATTCTCTTCTGCGTTCTTCAGATGTTGCGCTTCTTGATGCCCCCCTGTGGTTGAATGACAACATCATTGGTTTTATTTTTGAGTTCCTGGCATCCACATTAGCCCCATCAACAACTGAAAGAGTTGCACTCCTCAGTCCTGAGGTGAGCCAGTTTATAAAATGCTGTGGGAACGATGCTCCGGAGTTTCTACAACCACTGGAGCTACCCCAAAAAGACCTTGTCCTGCTGCCTGTTAATGACAATGCTGGAACTGAAGCAGGGGGTACACATTGGAGCCTCCTCGCTTATCTCCGTAGCATCTGTGAATTTCTTCATTATGACTCTTCACCAGGGACTAATGCCCCACATGCCCGACTCATGGCTAGAAACCTAAGCAGTCTACTTGGTGGTAATCCACATTACCGGGAAGAGGAGGCCCCAATGCAGCATAACAGCTATGATTGTGGCATGTACGTGGTATGTGTGGCACAAGCTTTGTGCGAGCACTATTTTCGGGACTGCAACAATCTGAATCTGCAAAACATCACACCTCAGTATGTAACACAGAAGCGCACCGAGTGGAAAGAAATTATCAGGGGACTGGGTAGCCATTCTAAAGCCAGTTCTGAACATTGA